In the Epinephelus lanceolatus isolate andai-2023 chromosome 6, ASM4190304v1, whole genome shotgun sequence genome, one interval contains:
- the LOC117253926 gene encoding vitellogenin-2-like isoform X1: MRVFVLAFTLALAAGYQVNFAPEFATGKTYVYKYEALVMGGLPEEGLARAGVKVRSKVMISAAAADVFMLKLVDPEIFEYSGIWPKDAFIPATKLTSALAAQLLTPIKFEYANGVVGKVFAPAGISATVLNIYRGILNVFQLNIKKTQNVYELQEPGAQGVCKTHYVITEDAKADRILLTKTKDLSHCQERIIKDIGLAYTERCAECEARGKTLKGTAAFNYIIKAAATGALILEASATELIQFSPFNILNGAAQMEAKQVLTFLEIEKTPVEPIRAEYLHRGSLQYEFGSELLQTPIQLLRISNAEAQIVEILNHLVTNNVVKVHEDAPLKFIELVQLLRVARLESIEALWTQFKARPDHRHFILHAIPAIGTHVALKFLKEKFIAGELTIAEAAQALLASVHMVTADLEAIKLAEGLAVNQKIQENPVLREIVMLGYGTLMAKYCAETPTCPAELVRPIHELLVQAVARGETEELIILLKVLGNAGHPASLKPIMKLLPGFGSAAAALPLTVHIDAVLALRNIAKKEPKLIQDAAVQMFMNKALHPELRMVAAIVLFETKLPMGLVTTLADALLQEKNLQVASFVYSYMKAMTKNTAPDLASVAAACNVAVKILSPKFDRLSYRFSRALYIDAYHSPYMMGAAASAFYVNNAATVLPRAIVAKARTYLAGAYADVLELGVRTEGIQEALLKIPEAPENADRMTKMKAVMKALSDWRAHPTSQPLASVYVKFFGQEIAFANVDKAIIDQIIELASGPSIQTYGRKALDALLSGFTLHYAKPMLVAEVRRILPTTVGLPMELSFYTAAMAAASVEFQATVTPPLPENFHAAQLLKSDINMRAALTPSISMHTYAVMGVNTAFIQAALLSRARVHTIVPAKVEARIDMIKGNFKLQLLPVQGVDKIASALVETFAVARNVEDLAAAKFTPMIPAEVAKRLSRESFSSKISRMASSLAGSMSASSEIIPVDLPSKITRKLKLTKAFEKKMCAEIETFGIKACTEIESRNAAFIRDCPLYAMIGKHAVLVEVAPAAGPTIEKIEIEVQVGEKAAEKIIKAINVSEEEEILENKNVLMKLKKILVPGLKNSTSASSSSSSSRYSSSRSSVSSSASSSSSSRRKSKMVDITAPVSKASKRLSSSSSSASSSRSSLLASSCSSSSSSSRSSLLSKQELYEMKFTKHHIHQHALSTVRASSKSSAYSFETIYNKAKYLANAVTPAVTILIRAVRADHKIQGYQIAAYFDKATARLQLIFANLAENDHWRICADGVMLSRHKLMAKIAWGIECKQYETEITAETGVVGKEPAARMKITWEKLPLSMKRYAKEISELISRLAKEYEINLAKVKNVRNQIKLSVAVATETSLNIVLKTPKRTLYKLGVGLPISMPIGETAAELVPYQNNWADRVSYMISKAHAVECTMAKDTLTTFNKRKYKNEMPHSCYQVLAQDCTQELKFIVLLKRDQTQEQNQLNIKIANIDVDLYPKDSVIMAKVNGVEIPISNLPYQHPTGKIQIKQRGEGIALHAPSHGLQEVYLDLNALKVKVVDWMKGQTCGLCGKADGEIRQEYRTPNERVSKNAVSYAHSWIVPAKSCRDASECYMKLESVKLEKQVILHGQESKCYSVEPVMRCLPGCLPVRTTTVTVGYHCVPIDSNLNFSEGMSSIYEKSIDLRETAEAHLACRCTTQCA, translated from the exons ATGAGGGTGTTTGTGCTAGCCTTCACTTTGGCCCTTGCGG CGGGTTACCAGGTCAACTTTG CCCCTGAGTTTGCAACTGGAAAGACCTATGTCTACAAATATGAAGCCCTTGTTATGGGTGGTCTGCCTGAGGAGGGCCTGGCACGGGCTGGAGTTAAAGTCCGTAGCAAAGTTATGATCAGTGCAGCAGCTGCCGACGTCTTCATGCTGAAA CTTGTTGACCCTGAAATCTTCGAGTACAGTGGCATCTGGCCCAAGGATGCTTTCATCCCAGCCACCAAGCTCACATCAGCCCTGGCTGCTCAGCTCCTGACACCCATCAAGTTTGAGTATGCCAACGGTGTTGTCGGCAAAGTTTTCGCTCCGGCTGGCATCTCTGCAACTGTGCTGAACATCTACAGGGGAATCCTCAACGTCTTCCAGCTGAACATCAAGAAGACTCAGAACGTCTATGAGCTGCAAGAG CCTGGCGCACAGGGTGTGTGCAAGACCCACTATGTCATCACTGAGGACGCAAAGGCTGATCGCATCCTGCTGACCAAGACCAAGGACCTGAGCCACTGCCAGGAGAGAATCATCAAGGACATCGGTCTGGCTTACACAGAGAGATGCGCTGAGTGTGAGGCT AGAGGAAAGACCCTGAAGGGAACCGCTGCTTTTAACTACATCATCAAGGCAGCAGCCACGGGCGCTCTGATCCTGGAGGCATCTGCAACAGAGCTCATCCAGTTCTCACCTTTTAACATCTTGAATGGTGCTGCCCAGATGGAGGCTAA GCAAGTCCTGACATTCCTGGAGATTGAGAAGACCCCAGTGGAGCCCATCAGAGCTGAATATCTTCACCGTGGATCCCTGCAGTATGAGTTTGGTAGCGAGCTTCTCCAGACACCCATCCAGCTTCTGAGGATCAGCAACGCTGAGGCTCAG ATTGTTGAGATCCTGAACCACCTGGTGACCAACAATGTGGTCAAGGTCCATGAAGACGCCCCTCTGAAGTTTATTGAGCTCGTCCAGCTGCTGCGTGTGGCCAGACTTGAGAGCATTGAGGCCCTCTGGACTCAGTTTAAAGCTAGACCCGATCACAG GCACTTTATCCTGCATGCTATCCCTGCCATTGGTACCCACGTTGCTCTGAAGTTCCTCAAGGAGAAGTTCATTGCTGGTGAGCTGACTATTGCTGAAGCTGCTCAGGCACTGCTGGCATCTGTGCACATGGTGACAGCCGACCTGGAGGCCATCAAGCTTGCTGAG GGCCTGGCTGTGAACCAGAAGATCCAAGAAAACCCAGTTCTGCGTGAGATTGTCATGCTGGGCTACGGCACCCTGATGGCTAAATACTGTGCGGAGACCCCAACCTGCCCAGCTGAGCTTGTGAGG CCCATCCACGAACTTCTTGTCCAAGCTGTTGCCAGAGGTGAAACTGAGGAGCTCATCATCCTTCTCAAAGTCCTGGGTAATGCTGGACATCCTGCCAGCCTCAAGCCAATCATGAAGCTCCTGCCTGGCTTtggcagtgctgctgctgctttgccaCTCACAGTTCACATTGACGCTGTTCTGGCCCTGAGGAACATTGCGAAGAAGGAGCCCAAGCTG ATCCAGGATGCCGCTGTTCAGATGTTCATGAACAAGGCTCTCCACCCAGAGCTCCGCATGGTTGCTGCTATCGTACTGTTTGAGACCAAGCTGCCCATGGGTCTGGTGACTACTCTTGCTGATGCCCTCTtgcaagaaaaaaatctgcaggtCGCTAGCTTTGTGTATTCATACATGAAGGCCATGACCAAGAACACCGCTCCTGACTTGGCCTCTGT TGCTGCTGCCTGTAACGTTGCTGTGAAGATCCTCAGTCCCAAATTTGACAGACTGAGCTACCGCTTCAGCAGAGCTCTCTATATTGATGCCTACCACA GCCCCTACATGATGGGTGCTGCCGCTAGCGCCTTCTACGTCAACAATGCGGCAACTGTTCTGCCAAGAGCCATTGTTGCTAAGGCTCGCACCTACCTGGCAGGAGCTTATGCTGATGTTCTTGAG cttggAGTGAGAACCGAGGGAATCCAGGAGGCCCTTCTGAAAATCCCTGAGGCTCCTGAGAATGCTGACAGGATGACCAAGATGAAAGCAGTTATGAAGGCT CTTTCTGATTGGAGGGCTCATCCTACCAGCCAGCCCCTAGCCTCTGTGTATGTGAAATTCTTCGGACAGGAAATTGCATTTGCCAACGTCGACAAAGCCATTATTGATCAGATTATTGAG CTTGCCAGTGGACCATCAATTCAGACTTATGGCAGGAAGGCTTTGGATGCTCTGCTGTCAGGTTTCACACTGCATTATGCTAAACCAATGCTAGTTGCCGAGGTTCGTCGCATTCTTCCCACCACTGTTGGTCTGCCCATGGAGCTCAGTTTCTATACTGCTGCTATGGCTGCTGCATCTGTTGAAT TCCAAGCCACTGTGACACCACCTCTGCCTGAAAACTTCCATGCTGCCCAGCTTCTGAAGTCTGACATCAACATGAGGGCTGCCCTTACTCCAAG TATTTCCATGCATACCTATGCAGTTATGGGAGTGAATACTGCTTTCATCCAGGCTGCCCTGCTGTCAAGAGCCAGAGTTCACACAATTGTTCCTGCAAAGGTGGAAGCAAGAATCGACATGATTAAGGGCAACTTCAAGCTTCAGCTCCTGCCTGTCCAGGGCGTCGATAAGATTGCATCCGCACT CGTTGAGACTTTTGCTGTTGCAAGAAATGTGGAAGACCTCGCAGCTGCCAAATTCACACCAATGATTCCAGCTGAAGTTGCAAAACGGTTGTCAAGGGAGTCCTTCTCTTCAAAGATCTCAAGGATGGCATCCTCTCTGGCTGGTAGCATG TCAGCATCATCTGAAATCATTCCCGTTGACCTGCCAAGTAAAATTACCAGAAAACTGAAACTCACCAAGGCCTTTGAGAAGAAAATGTGTGCTGAGATTGAAACCTTTGGAATCAAGGCATGCACTGAGATTGAGTCTCGCAACGCTGCCTTTATCAGAGACTGCCCTCTCTATGCCATGATTGGAAAACATGCTGTCTTAGTTGAGGTTGCTCCAG CTGCCGGACCAACCATCGAGAAGATTGAAATTGAGGTCCAGGTTGGagaaaaagcagcagaaaagatCATTAAAGCTATCAACGTGAGCGAGGAAGAGGAAATTCTCGAGAACAAGAATGTCCTGATGAAACTCAAGAAAATCCTGGTTCCTGGTCTGAAGAACAGCACATCAGCTTCTTCCAGTTCCAGCAGCTCTCGTTACAGCAGCTCCCGCTCAAgcgtctcctcctctgcatcaTCCAGCTCCTCCTCTCGCCGCAAGAGCAAGATGGTTGACATTACCGCTCCAGTCAGCAAGGCATCAAAGAGACTGAGCAGCTCCTCCAGCAGCGCATCAAGCAGCCGTTCATCTCTCCTTGCCAGCAGCTGCTCTTCtagctccagctcctccaggtccAGCTTACTGTCCAAG CAAGAACTGTATGAGATGAAGTTTACCAAGCACCACATCCACCAG CATGCCCTCTCCACAGTCCGTGCCAGCAGCAAGAGCAGCGCCTACAGCTTCGAGACCATCTACAATAAG GCCAAGTACCTCGCTAATGCCGTCACTCCTGCTGTGACCATTCTCATCCGTGCTGTGAGAGCCGACCACAAGATTCAGGGATACCAGATTGCAGCTTACTTTGACAAAGCTACTGCCAGACTGCAGCTCATTTTTGCCAACCTGGCTGAGAACGACCACTGGAGAATCTGCGCAGATGGTGTGATGCTGAGCCGCCACAAGCTGATG GCCAAGATTGCCTGGGGCATTGAGTGCAAGCAGTACGAGACTGAGATCACGGCTGAGACTGGTGTTGTGGGTAAAGAACCTGCTGCCCGCATGAAGATTACCTGGGAGAAACTTCCGCTAAGCATGAAGCGCTATGCAAAGGA GATCTCTGAGCTCATTTCCCGCCTCGCTAAGGAATACGAAATAAACCTGGCAAAGGTCAAAAATGTTCGTAACCAGATCAAACTGTCTGTGGCTGTTGCTACTGAGACTAGCCTGAACATTGTGCTGAAGACACCAAAG AGGACACTTTACAAACTTGGTGTGGGTCTCCCCATTTCCATGCCAATCGGAGAAACTGCTGCTGAGCTGGTGCCATACCAGAACAACTGGGCTGACAGGGTCTCCTACATGATCTCCAAGGCTCATGCAG TTGAGTGCACCATGGCCAAAGACACACTGACCACATTCAACAAGAGGAAATACAAGAATGAGATGCCTCACTCTTGCTACCAGGTTTTGGCTCAGGATTGCACCCAGGAACTTAAATTCATTGTTCTGCTGAAGAGGGATCAAACACAGGAACAAAACCAGCTCAACATTAAGATCGCAAACAT TGATGTGGACCTGTATCCAAAGGACAGTGTCATCATGGCTAAGGTTAACGGAGTAGAAATCCCCATCAGCAACCTGCCATATCAGCACCCCACAG GCAAAATTCAGATCAAACAGAGAGGTGAGGGCATCGCTCTCCATGCTCCCAGCCATGGTCTCCAGGAGGTCTACCTTGATCTGAACGCACTGAAG GTTAAagttgtggactggatgaagGGACAGACCTGTGGACTCTGTGGAAAGGCCGACGGTGAAATCAGACAGGAGTACCGCACACCTAACGAGCGCGTGTCCAAGAACGCTGTCAGCTACGCTCATTCCTGGATTGTGCCTGCAAAGAGCTGCCGTGATGCTTCTG AGTGTTACATGAAACTTGAATCTGTGAAGCTGGAGAAGCAGGTGATCCTCCATGGCCAGGAGTCCAAATGCTACTCTGTTGAGCCCGTGATGCGCTGTCTGCCCGGCTGCCTGCCAGTGAGAACCACCACCGTCACTGTCGGCTACCACTGCGTGCCCATTG ATTCTAACCTGAACTTCTCTGAGGGTATGAGCAGCATCTATGAGAAGAGCATTGACCTGAGGGAAACAGCAGAAGCACACCTGGCCTGTCGCTGCACCACTCAGTGCGCTTAA
- the LOC117253926 gene encoding vitellogenin-2-like isoform X2 has protein sequence MRVFVLAFTLALAAGYQVNFAPEFATGKTYVYKYEALVMGGLPEEGLARAGVKVRSKVMISAAAADVFMLKLVDPEIFEYSGIWPKDAFIPATKLTSALAAQLLTPIKFEYANGVVGKVFAPAGISATVLNIYRGILNVFQLNIKKTQNVYELQEPGAQGVCKTHYVITEDAKADRILLTKTKDLSHCQERIIKDIGLAYTERCAECEARGKTLKGTAAFNYIIKAAATGALILEASATELIQFSPFNILNGAAQMEAKQVLTFLEIEKTPVEPIRAEYLHRGSLQYEFGSELLQTPIQLLRISNAEAQIVEILNHLVTNNVVKVHEDAPLKFIELVQLLRVARLESIEALWTQFKARPDHRHFILHAIPAIGTHVALKFLKEKFIAGELTIAEAAQALLASVHMVTADLEAIKLAEGLAVNQKIQENPVLREIVMLGYGTLMAKYCAETPTCPAELVRPIHELLVQAVARGETEELIILLKVLGNAGHPASLKPIMKLLPGFGSAAAALPLTVHIDAVLALRNIAKKEPKLIQDAAVQMFMNKALHPELRMVAAIVLFETKLPMGLVTTLADALLQEKNLQVASFVYSYMKAMTKNTAPDLASVAAACNVAVKILSPKFDRLSYRFSRALYIDAYHSPYMMGAAASAFYVNNAATVLPRAIVAKARTYLAGAYADVLELGVRTEGIQEALLKIPEAPENADRMTKMKAVMKALSDWRAHPTSQPLASVYVKFFGQEIAFANVDKAIIDQIIELASGPSIQTYGRKALDALLSGFTLHYAKPMLVAEVRRILPTTVGLPMELSFYTAAMAAASVEFQATVTPPLPENFHAAQLLKSDINMRAALTPSISMHTYAVMGVNTAFIQAALLSRARVHTIVPAKVEARIDMIKGNFKLQLLPVQGVDKIASALVETFAVARNVEDLAAAKFTPMIPAEVAKRLSRESFSSKISRMASSLAGSMSASSEIIPVDLPSKITRKLKLTKAFEKKMCAEIETFGIKACTEIESRNAAFIRDCPLYAMIGKHAVLVEVAPAAGPTIEKIEIEVQVGEKAAEKIIKAINVSEEEEILENKNVLMKLKKILVPGLKNSTSASSSSSSSRYSSSRSSVSSSASSSSSSRRKSKMVDITAPVSKASKRLSSSSSSASSSRSSLLASSCSSSSSSSRSSLLSKQELYEMKFTKHHIHQVIIRLMRHPHCVHQVLNRLNIWYLCLQHALSTVRASSKSSAYSFETIYNKAKYLANAVTPAVTILIRAVRADHKIQGYQIAAYFDKATARLQLIFANLAENDHWRICADGVMLSRHKLMAKIAWGIECKQYETEITAETGVVGKEPAARMKITWEKLPLSMKRYAKEISELISRLAKEYEINLAKVKNVRNQIKLSVAVATETSLNIVLKTPKRTLYKLGVGLPISMPIGETAAELVPYQNNWADRVSYMISKAHAVECTMAKDTLTTFNKRKYKNEMPHSCYQVLAQDCTQELKFIVLLKRDQTQEQNQLNIKIANIDVDLYPKDSVIMAKVNGVEIPISNLPYQHPTGKIQIKQRGEGIALHAPSHGLQEVYLDLNALKVKVVDWMKGQTCGLCGKADGEIRQEYRTPNERVSKNAVSYAHSWIVPAKSCRDASECYMKLESVKLEKQVILHGQESKCYSVEPVMRCLPGCLPVRTTTVTVGYHCVPIDSNLNFSEGMSSIYEKSIDLRETAEAHLACRCTTQCA, from the exons ATGAGGGTGTTTGTGCTAGCCTTCACTTTGGCCCTTGCGG CGGGTTACCAGGTCAACTTTG CCCCTGAGTTTGCAACTGGAAAGACCTATGTCTACAAATATGAAGCCCTTGTTATGGGTGGTCTGCCTGAGGAGGGCCTGGCACGGGCTGGAGTTAAAGTCCGTAGCAAAGTTATGATCAGTGCAGCAGCTGCCGACGTCTTCATGCTGAAA CTTGTTGACCCTGAAATCTTCGAGTACAGTGGCATCTGGCCCAAGGATGCTTTCATCCCAGCCACCAAGCTCACATCAGCCCTGGCTGCTCAGCTCCTGACACCCATCAAGTTTGAGTATGCCAACGGTGTTGTCGGCAAAGTTTTCGCTCCGGCTGGCATCTCTGCAACTGTGCTGAACATCTACAGGGGAATCCTCAACGTCTTCCAGCTGAACATCAAGAAGACTCAGAACGTCTATGAGCTGCAAGAG CCTGGCGCACAGGGTGTGTGCAAGACCCACTATGTCATCACTGAGGACGCAAAGGCTGATCGCATCCTGCTGACCAAGACCAAGGACCTGAGCCACTGCCAGGAGAGAATCATCAAGGACATCGGTCTGGCTTACACAGAGAGATGCGCTGAGTGTGAGGCT AGAGGAAAGACCCTGAAGGGAACCGCTGCTTTTAACTACATCATCAAGGCAGCAGCCACGGGCGCTCTGATCCTGGAGGCATCTGCAACAGAGCTCATCCAGTTCTCACCTTTTAACATCTTGAATGGTGCTGCCCAGATGGAGGCTAA GCAAGTCCTGACATTCCTGGAGATTGAGAAGACCCCAGTGGAGCCCATCAGAGCTGAATATCTTCACCGTGGATCCCTGCAGTATGAGTTTGGTAGCGAGCTTCTCCAGACACCCATCCAGCTTCTGAGGATCAGCAACGCTGAGGCTCAG ATTGTTGAGATCCTGAACCACCTGGTGACCAACAATGTGGTCAAGGTCCATGAAGACGCCCCTCTGAAGTTTATTGAGCTCGTCCAGCTGCTGCGTGTGGCCAGACTTGAGAGCATTGAGGCCCTCTGGACTCAGTTTAAAGCTAGACCCGATCACAG GCACTTTATCCTGCATGCTATCCCTGCCATTGGTACCCACGTTGCTCTGAAGTTCCTCAAGGAGAAGTTCATTGCTGGTGAGCTGACTATTGCTGAAGCTGCTCAGGCACTGCTGGCATCTGTGCACATGGTGACAGCCGACCTGGAGGCCATCAAGCTTGCTGAG GGCCTGGCTGTGAACCAGAAGATCCAAGAAAACCCAGTTCTGCGTGAGATTGTCATGCTGGGCTACGGCACCCTGATGGCTAAATACTGTGCGGAGACCCCAACCTGCCCAGCTGAGCTTGTGAGG CCCATCCACGAACTTCTTGTCCAAGCTGTTGCCAGAGGTGAAACTGAGGAGCTCATCATCCTTCTCAAAGTCCTGGGTAATGCTGGACATCCTGCCAGCCTCAAGCCAATCATGAAGCTCCTGCCTGGCTTtggcagtgctgctgctgctttgccaCTCACAGTTCACATTGACGCTGTTCTGGCCCTGAGGAACATTGCGAAGAAGGAGCCCAAGCTG ATCCAGGATGCCGCTGTTCAGATGTTCATGAACAAGGCTCTCCACCCAGAGCTCCGCATGGTTGCTGCTATCGTACTGTTTGAGACCAAGCTGCCCATGGGTCTGGTGACTACTCTTGCTGATGCCCTCTtgcaagaaaaaaatctgcaggtCGCTAGCTTTGTGTATTCATACATGAAGGCCATGACCAAGAACACCGCTCCTGACTTGGCCTCTGT TGCTGCTGCCTGTAACGTTGCTGTGAAGATCCTCAGTCCCAAATTTGACAGACTGAGCTACCGCTTCAGCAGAGCTCTCTATATTGATGCCTACCACA GCCCCTACATGATGGGTGCTGCCGCTAGCGCCTTCTACGTCAACAATGCGGCAACTGTTCTGCCAAGAGCCATTGTTGCTAAGGCTCGCACCTACCTGGCAGGAGCTTATGCTGATGTTCTTGAG cttggAGTGAGAACCGAGGGAATCCAGGAGGCCCTTCTGAAAATCCCTGAGGCTCCTGAGAATGCTGACAGGATGACCAAGATGAAAGCAGTTATGAAGGCT CTTTCTGATTGGAGGGCTCATCCTACCAGCCAGCCCCTAGCCTCTGTGTATGTGAAATTCTTCGGACAGGAAATTGCATTTGCCAACGTCGACAAAGCCATTATTGATCAGATTATTGAG CTTGCCAGTGGACCATCAATTCAGACTTATGGCAGGAAGGCTTTGGATGCTCTGCTGTCAGGTTTCACACTGCATTATGCTAAACCAATGCTAGTTGCCGAGGTTCGTCGCATTCTTCCCACCACTGTTGGTCTGCCCATGGAGCTCAGTTTCTATACTGCTGCTATGGCTGCTGCATCTGTTGAAT TCCAAGCCACTGTGACACCACCTCTGCCTGAAAACTTCCATGCTGCCCAGCTTCTGAAGTCTGACATCAACATGAGGGCTGCCCTTACTCCAAG TATTTCCATGCATACCTATGCAGTTATGGGAGTGAATACTGCTTTCATCCAGGCTGCCCTGCTGTCAAGAGCCAGAGTTCACACAATTGTTCCTGCAAAGGTGGAAGCAAGAATCGACATGATTAAGGGCAACTTCAAGCTTCAGCTCCTGCCTGTCCAGGGCGTCGATAAGATTGCATCCGCACT CGTTGAGACTTTTGCTGTTGCAAGAAATGTGGAAGACCTCGCAGCTGCCAAATTCACACCAATGATTCCAGCTGAAGTTGCAAAACGGTTGTCAAGGGAGTCCTTCTCTTCAAAGATCTCAAGGATGGCATCCTCTCTGGCTGGTAGCATG TCAGCATCATCTGAAATCATTCCCGTTGACCTGCCAAGTAAAATTACCAGAAAACTGAAACTCACCAAGGCCTTTGAGAAGAAAATGTGTGCTGAGATTGAAACCTTTGGAATCAAGGCATGCACTGAGATTGAGTCTCGCAACGCTGCCTTTATCAGAGACTGCCCTCTCTATGCCATGATTGGAAAACATGCTGTCTTAGTTGAGGTTGCTCCAG CTGCCGGACCAACCATCGAGAAGATTGAAATTGAGGTCCAGGTTGGagaaaaagcagcagaaaagatCATTAAAGCTATCAACGTGAGCGAGGAAGAGGAAATTCTCGAGAACAAGAATGTCCTGATGAAACTCAAGAAAATCCTGGTTCCTGGTCTGAAGAACAGCACATCAGCTTCTTCCAGTTCCAGCAGCTCTCGTTACAGCAGCTCCCGCTCAAgcgtctcctcctctgcatcaTCCAGCTCCTCCTCTCGCCGCAAGAGCAAGATGGTTGACATTACCGCTCCAGTCAGCAAGGCATCAAAGAGACTGAGCAGCTCCTCCAGCAGCGCATCAAGCAGCCGTTCATCTCTCCTTGCCAGCAGCTGCTCTTCtagctccagctcctccaggtccAGCTTACTGTCCAAG CAAGAACTGTATGAGATGAAGTTTACCAAGCACCACATCCACCAGGTAATTATCAGATTGATGAGACACCCACATTGTGTTCATCAAGTTTTAAACAGGCTAAATATATGGTATCTTTGTTTGCAGCATGCCCTCTCCACAGTCCGTGCCAGCAGCAAGAGCAGCGCCTACAGCTTCGAGACCATCTACAATAAG GCCAAGTACCTCGCTAATGCCGTCACTCCTGCTGTGACCATTCTCATCCGTGCTGTGAGAGCCGACCACAAGATTCAGGGATACCAGATTGCAGCTTACTTTGACAAAGCTACTGCCAGACTGCAGCTCATTTTTGCCAACCTGGCTGAGAACGACCACTGGAGAATCTGCGCAGATGGTGTGATGCTGAGCCGCCACAAGCTGATG GCCAAGATTGCCTGGGGCATTGAGTGCAAGCAGTACGAGACTGAGATCACGGCTGAGACTGGTGTTGTGGGTAAAGAACCTGCTGCCCGCATGAAGATTACCTGGGAGAAACTTCCGCTAAGCATGAAGCGCTATGCAAAGGA GATCTCTGAGCTCATTTCCCGCCTCGCTAAGGAATACGAAATAAACCTGGCAAAGGTCAAAAATGTTCGTAACCAGATCAAACTGTCTGTGGCTGTTGCTACTGAGACTAGCCTGAACATTGTGCTGAAGACACCAAAG AGGACACTTTACAAACTTGGTGTGGGTCTCCCCATTTCCATGCCAATCGGAGAAACTGCTGCTGAGCTGGTGCCATACCAGAACAACTGGGCTGACAGGGTCTCCTACATGATCTCCAAGGCTCATGCAG TTGAGTGCACCATGGCCAAAGACACACTGACCACATTCAACAAGAGGAAATACAAGAATGAGATGCCTCACTCTTGCTACCAGGTTTTGGCTCAGGATTGCACCCAGGAACTTAAATTCATTGTTCTGCTGAAGAGGGATCAAACACAGGAACAAAACCAGCTCAACATTAAGATCGCAAACAT TGATGTGGACCTGTATCCAAAGGACAGTGTCATCATGGCTAAGGTTAACGGAGTAGAAATCCCCATCAGCAACCTGCCATATCAGCACCCCACAG GCAAAATTCAGATCAAACAGAGAGGTGAGGGCATCGCTCTCCATGCTCCCAGCCATGGTCTCCAGGAGGTCTACCTTGATCTGAACGCACTGAAG GTTAAagttgtggactggatgaagGGACAGACCTGTGGACTCTGTGGAAAGGCCGACGGTGAAATCAGACAGGAGTACCGCACACCTAACGAGCGCGTGTCCAAGAACGCTGTCAGCTACGCTCATTCCTGGATTGTGCCTGCAAAGAGCTGCCGTGATGCTTCTG AGTGTTACATGAAACTTGAATCTGTGAAGCTGGAGAAGCAGGTGATCCTCCATGGCCAGGAGTCCAAATGCTACTCTGTTGAGCCCGTGATGCGCTGTCTGCCCGGCTGCCTGCCAGTGAGAACCACCACCGTCACTGTCGGCTACCACTGCGTGCCCATTG ATTCTAACCTGAACTTCTCTGAGGGTATGAGCAGCATCTATGAGAAGAGCATTGACCTGAGGGAAACAGCAGAAGCACACCTGGCCTGTCGCTGCACCACTCAGTGCGCTTAA